A genomic segment from uncultured Alistipes sp. encodes:
- the thiS gene encoding sulfur carrier protein ThiS, with the protein MEVFINRKPIGVEAPMSLDELLTREGIPSEGVAVAVNNRVVPRGEWAATPVEEGMKITVIRAVCGG; encoded by the coding sequence ATGGAAGTATTCATCAATCGCAAACCTATCGGGGTCGAGGCCCCGATGAGCCTCGACGAGTTGCTGACGCGGGAGGGTATCCCGTCGGAAGGGGTCGCCGTAGCGGTGAACAACCGCGTGGTGCCGCGCGGCGAGTGGGCCGCGACGCCCGTCGAGGAGGGCATGAAGATCACCGTCATCCGAGCCGTCTGCGGGGGATGA
- a CDS encoding thiamine phosphate synthase: MMRLVVITREEFTAEEPETILRLLEGGIERIHLRKPGAAEKEMRRLIESLPATCYPHLSLHDHLPLAAEYGLGGVHLNGRNPIPPAEFRGVVSRSCHSLAELEAAAPTTGYRFLSPIFDSISKSGYRAAFSGEALCEAAAQGIIDTRTLALGGVTPSRLPQVRAWGFGGAALLGCIWRDTSAAGLRRTLAEIDKYKKE, translated from the coding sequence ATGATGCGGCTCGTCGTCATCACCCGGGAGGAGTTTACGGCCGAGGAGCCGGAGACGATCCTCCGCCTGCTGGAGGGCGGGATCGAGCGCATCCACCTGCGCAAGCCGGGAGCCGCGGAGAAGGAGATGCGGCGCCTCATCGAGTCGCTGCCCGCGACGTGCTACCCGCACCTGAGCCTCCACGACCACCTGCCGCTGGCCGCTGAGTACGGGCTCGGGGGCGTGCATCTCAACGGCCGCAATCCGATACCGCCCGCCGAGTTCCGGGGCGTGGTCAGCCGTTCGTGCCACTCGCTGGCGGAACTCGAAGCCGCGGCTCCGACGACCGGTTACCGTTTTCTGAGCCCGATTTTCGACAGCATCTCGAAGAGCGGCTACCGTGCGGCATTTTCCGGGGAAGCGCTGTGCGAAGCTGCGGCTCAGGGGATTATCGACACGCGGACATTGGCGCTCGGGGGCGTGACACCCTCCCGCCTGCCACAGGTCCGGGCGTGGGGGTTCGGGGGTGCGGCGCTGCTGGGCTGCATCTGGCGCGACACCTCGGCGGCGGGACTGCGGCGCACGCTCGCCGAAATCGACAAATATAAAAAGGAATAA